In Natronomonas halophila, one DNA window encodes the following:
- a CDS encoding site-2 protease family protein, whose protein sequence is MNTLLWIAVGILLYTSVAMALNARGVLPPSFRVSGPILTIHTKRGRAFLNWLASPKRFWRAWGNFGVGMAIVIMFGSFFAVLFSAYSAVTDPQAATIARPQDALVIPGVNQFLPWAAAVDILIGLLVGLVVHEGGHGLLCRVEDIEIDSMGIALLAFLPLGAFVQPDEESQEAADRGSKTRMFAAGVTNNFLVTAIAFGLLFLLVASFVTVVPGVAVGGTLPGSAAQDAGIERGDVITAVNGQPIDGEDDFEAALADADREVTVDRRSDEAVTVQRNLIVTRAVVDAPLAAGDDIRVVDGERVQTRSEFEAAINGSEVVELETMYGTVRFPIGTYVSTVPGDDPLGADGGAPDQPMLIHSIDGERTPTPEALTAVLEETEPGQTVEVVAYHNENPDGADPWNGTRHTYQVTLDENPRGDYGFLGVGGIQGGTSGVAINDFGIDTYPADQYHSFLGGAGLGENPINTFITRMFVILVLPFASVVDPSLGYNFAGFNGAITNFYAVSGPLSAGLVFGLVNALFWTGWVNINLGIFNCIPSYPLDGGHILRSCVEAVLARLPGEATPTTATVITTAISALMILSLLGLLFVPQLLS, encoded by the coding sequence ATGAATACGCTGTTGTGGATTGCGGTCGGTATCCTCCTTTATACGTCGGTCGCGATGGCGCTGAACGCCCGCGGGGTGTTACCGCCGTCCTTCCGGGTGTCGGGACCGATACTCACCATCCACACGAAGCGGGGCCGTGCGTTCCTCAACTGGCTCGCGAGCCCGAAACGGTTCTGGCGCGCCTGGGGCAACTTCGGCGTCGGCATGGCCATCGTCATCATGTTCGGGTCGTTCTTCGCCGTTCTCTTTTCGGCCTACAGCGCGGTGACCGACCCGCAAGCGGCGACCATCGCCCGCCCGCAGGACGCCCTGGTCATCCCCGGTGTCAACCAGTTCCTCCCGTGGGCGGCAGCGGTCGATATCCTCATCGGCCTGCTGGTCGGCCTCGTCGTCCACGAGGGCGGCCACGGTCTGCTATGCCGGGTCGAGGACATCGAGATCGACTCGATGGGTATCGCGCTTCTTGCCTTCCTCCCGCTGGGTGCTTTCGTCCAACCCGACGAGGAAAGCCAGGAAGCCGCCGACCGCGGCAGCAAGACGCGGATGTTCGCCGCCGGCGTCACGAACAACTTCCTCGTGACGGCCATCGCCTTCGGCCTGCTCTTCCTGCTTGTCGCCAGTTTCGTCACCGTCGTCCCGGGTGTCGCCGTCGGCGGGACCCTGCCGGGGTCGGCCGCCCAAGATGCGGGCATCGAGCGCGGCGACGTCATCACAGCGGTCAACGGCCAACCAATCGACGGCGAGGACGACTTCGAGGCCGCGCTGGCTGACGCCGACCGCGAGGTGACCGTCGACCGGCGGAGCGACGAGGCGGTCACCGTCCAACGGAACCTCATCGTCACCCGCGCCGTCGTCGACGCGCCACTGGCGGCCGGCGACGACATTCGCGTGGTCGATGGCGAACGGGTACAGACCCGCTCGGAGTTCGAGGCCGCCATCAACGGTTCGGAGGTCGTCGAACTCGAAACCATGTACGGGACGGTCCGCTTCCCCATCGGTACCTACGTCAGCACGGTCCCCGGCGACGACCCCCTCGGGGCCGACGGCGGCGCGCCCGACCAGCCGATGTTGATTCACAGCATCGACGGCGAGCGGACGCCGACCCCCGAGGCGCTGACGGCGGTGCTGGAGGAGACCGAACCCGGCCAGACCGTCGAAGTCGTCGCCTATCACAACGAGAACCCGGACGGCGCCGACCCCTGGAACGGCACCCGTCACACCTATCAGGTCACGCTCGACGAGAACCCGCGGGGTGACTACGGCTTCCTCGGCGTCGGCGGGATTCAGGGCGGGACGAGCGGCGTCGCCATCAACGACTTCGGCATCGACACCTACCCCGCCGACCAGTACCACTCGTTCCTCGGCGGCGCCGGATTGGGCGAGAACCCGATTAATACCTTCATCACGCGGATGTTCGTCATCCTCGTATTGCCCTTCGCCAGCGTCGTCGACCCGAGTCTCGGCTACAACTTCGCCGGGTTCAACGGCGCTATCACGAACTTCTATGCCGTCTCCGGGCCGCTGAGCGCGGGTCTCGTCTTCGGCCTCGTCAACGCCCTCTTCTGGACCGGCTGGGTCAATATCAACCTCGGCATCTTCAACTGTATTCCCTCGTATCCGCTTGACGGCGGCCACATCCTCCGGTCATGTGTCGAGGCGGTGTTAGCACGGCTGCCCGGCGAGGCAACGCCAACGACCGCGACCGTCATCACAACCGCCATCAGCGCGTTGATGATACTCAGCCTGCTCGGCCTGCTGTTCGTGCCACAACTGCTCTCCTGA
- a CDS encoding DUF7123 family protein codes for MSATTQSTESKETRLRRYLRQRVEDGEVYIKGKFIADDVDLSPKEIGALMVKLKDSATDLEIEKWSYTSATTWRVAPE; via the coding sequence ATGAGCGCAACGACGCAATCTACGGAGAGCAAGGAGACGCGACTCCGACGCTATCTCCGCCAGCGTGTCGAGGATGGAGAGGTATATATCAAGGGCAAGTTCATCGCCGACGATGTCGACCTCTCGCCGAAGGAGATCGGCGCGCTGATGGTCAAGCTCAAAGACTCCGCGACGGACCTCGAAATCGAGAAGTGGTCCTACACGTCCGCGACCACGTGGCGCGTCGCCCCCGAGTAA
- a CDS encoding 30S ribosomal protein S19e has protein sequence MTTLYDVPAEDLIEAVAEKLEDELEAPEWAEFTKTGAGRELPPEQEDFWATRGASLLRKVAEDGPVGVQRLRSAYGDSINGTNRYRVRPEHKTEGSGNIIRTILQQLEDAGYVEQAQDKGRAVTGEGRTLLDETAEELIEELDRPELERYA, from the coding sequence ATGACGACACTCTACGACGTGCCCGCCGAGGACCTCATCGAGGCGGTCGCCGAGAAGCTCGAAGACGAACTCGAAGCGCCCGAATGGGCCGAATTCACGAAGACCGGCGCCGGTCGCGAACTGCCCCCCGAACAGGAGGACTTCTGGGCGACCCGCGGCGCCAGCCTCCTCCGTAAGGTCGCCGAGGACGGGCCCGTCGGCGTCCAGCGCCTCCGCAGCGCCTACGGCGACTCCATCAACGGTACGAACCGCTACCGTGTCCGCCCCGAGCACAAAACCGAAGGGTCAGGCAACATCATCCGCACCATCCTCCAGCAACTCGAGGACGCGGGCTACGTCGAGCAGGCTCAGGACAAGGGCCGCGCAGTCACGGGCGAGGGTCGAACCCTCCTCGACGAGACCGCCGAAGAGCTCATCGAGGAGCTCGACCGGCCGGAACTCGAGCGGTACGCATAA
- a CDS encoding site-2 protease family protein, which produces MSIRDPETDHDGPSPEALLPAFRTEDVEVKEDGRLVYYGRPTVEYRRMERELWPLFREHGYEVRLDVVNDAEKDPITGVAINTERQALVAEPRNVGVDGIPWTNIAMLAATVLTTLYAGTIWYYEPVNGPLDLLAGWPFAVAVLGVLGVHELGHYVLSRYHDVQASLPYFIPVPTFIGTFGAVIKMEGRIPDRKALFDIGIAGPIAGLIAAVGVAIVGLHLDPVAVPPDVLNSENAIQLEIGYPLLLQFLAWATGQPLEYSDPSLVTSPVVFGAWIGFFITFLNLLPVGQLDGGHIIRAMAGDRSETIAALVPMVLFGLAGYLYIFANVGFNAPVLWAFWGLIALGLAYVGPATPVFDEPLDRKRMALGILTFLVGVLCFTPVPFEITGI; this is translated from the coding sequence ATGAGCATTCGCGACCCGGAGACGGACCACGACGGCCCGTCCCCGGAAGCGCTCCTGCCGGCGTTTCGGACCGAGGACGTGGAAGTCAAGGAGGACGGTCGACTCGTCTACTACGGTCGGCCGACCGTCGAGTACCGTCGCATGGAACGTGAACTCTGGCCCCTGTTCCGCGAACACGGCTACGAGGTTCGCCTCGACGTCGTCAACGACGCCGAAAAGGACCCGATAACCGGCGTCGCCATCAACACCGAGCGACAGGCGCTGGTCGCCGAACCCCGTAACGTCGGTGTCGACGGCATCCCGTGGACGAACATCGCCATGCTCGCCGCGACGGTGCTGACGACGCTGTATGCGGGCACCATCTGGTATTACGAACCCGTCAACGGGCCGCTCGACCTGCTCGCCGGGTGGCCATTCGCCGTCGCCGTCCTTGGCGTCCTCGGCGTCCACGAACTCGGCCACTACGTCCTCTCACGATATCACGACGTACAGGCGAGTCTGCCGTACTTCATCCCGGTGCCGACCTTCATCGGTACCTTCGGCGCCGTCATCAAGATGGAGGGCCGCATCCCCGACCGGAAGGCGCTTTTCGATATCGGCATCGCCGGCCCGATTGCGGGGCTTATCGCGGCCGTCGGTGTCGCCATCGTCGGCCTGCATCTCGACCCCGTCGCGGTGCCGCCCGACGTGTTGAACAGCGAAAACGCCATCCAACTGGAAATCGGCTATCCGCTCCTCCTGCAGTTCCTCGCGTGGGCGACGGGCCAGCCGCTCGAGTACAGCGACCCGAGCCTCGTTACGAGCCCCGTCGTCTTCGGCGCCTGGATCGGCTTTTTCATCACGTTCCTCAACCTCCTGCCGGTCGGCCAACTCGACGGCGGCCACATCATCCGGGCGATGGCCGGCGACCGCTCCGAGACCATCGCTGCGCTCGTCCCGATGGTGCTTTTCGGCCTCGCGGGCTACCTCTATATCTTCGCCAACGTCGGGTTCAACGCTCCCGTTCTCTGGGCGTTCTGGGGCCTCATCGCGCTCGGGTTGGCTTACGTCGGCCCGGCAACGCCGGTCTTCGACGAACCGCTCGACAGAAAGCGGATGGCGCTCGGCATCCTGACGTTCCTCGTCGGGGTGCTTTGCTTCACGCCGGTCCCCTTCGAGATTACCGGCATCTAA
- a CDS encoding DNA-binding protein, producing MSGEPSDEELDELRKKKMEQLKEQRGGGGEAQREAAEAQQQQAEAQKKAMLRKSLTDGARQRLNSVKMSKPQFGEKVEQQIVALAQSGRLQGKIDEEKMKELLQEMKPESTSFDIKRR from the coding sequence ATGAGTGGCGAACCATCCGACGAGGAACTCGACGAACTTCGAAAGAAGAAGATGGAACAGCTCAAAGAACAGCGCGGTGGGGGCGGCGAGGCCCAGCGAGAGGCTGCGGAAGCCCAACAACAGCAGGCCGAGGCCCAGAAGAAGGCGATGCTCCGCAAGTCGCTGACCGACGGGGCCCGCCAGCGTCTCAATTCGGTGAAGATGTCCAAACCGCAGTTCGGCGAGAAGGTCGAACAGCAGATCGTGGCACTGGCCCAGAGCGGCCGCCTACAGGGCAAAATCGACGAGGAGAAGATGAAAGAACTCCTGCAGGAGATGAAACCCGAGTCCACGAGTTTCGACATCAAACGCCGATAG
- a CDS encoding molybdopterin synthase, which yields MYAFAVSGADAEAALRRLAPALDGRLGVVRIGEAAADGGVAATRTDTEYTLDDGWRASGDDLSPGDALDRLAPDHDYAAVLGAVEARVPTLVVDGEGDIEDPLVETSDADSLDIEATVDAIHETDPYETLESLVASVKRSPEAEYSGGIATFTGRVRPKDDEDDPRTTALEFEKYEGVAEERMRTIETELEDRDGVLDVRLHHRTGRIEAGEDIVFVVVLAGHREEAFRTVEDGINRLKDEVPLFKKEVTEEETFWVHQRD from the coding sequence ATGTACGCCTTCGCGGTATCCGGGGCGGACGCCGAGGCAGCGCTCCGGCGTCTCGCGCCCGCGCTCGATGGACGACTCGGCGTGGTTCGCATCGGCGAGGCGGCGGCCGACGGCGGGGTTGCAGCCACCCGCACCGATACGGAATACACGCTCGACGACGGCTGGCGAGCCTCGGGCGATGACCTGTCGCCCGGCGATGCGCTCGACCGACTCGCCCCCGACCACGACTACGCCGCGGTGCTCGGTGCTGTCGAGGCTCGCGTCCCGACGCTGGTCGTCGACGGAGAGGGGGACATCGAGGACCCACTCGTCGAGACGTCGGATGCGGACTCCCTCGACATCGAGGCGACGGTCGATGCCATCCACGAAACCGACCCCTACGAGACGCTCGAATCGCTCGTCGCCTCGGTCAAGCGGTCGCCGGAAGCCGAATACTCCGGTGGTATCGCCACGTTTACCGGCCGCGTTCGTCCGAAAGACGACGAGGACGACCCCCGAACGACGGCCCTCGAATTCGAGAAGTACGAGGGTGTCGCCGAGGAGCGAATGCGGACAATCGAGACGGAACTGGAGGACCGAGATGGGGTGCTGGACGTCCGCCTTCACCATCGGACGGGCCGCATCGAGGCTGGCGAGGACATCGTCTTCGTCGTCGTGTTGGCCGGCCACCGCGAGGAGGCGTTCCGAACGGTCGAGGACGGTATCAACCGCCTCAAAGACGAGGTTCCGCTGTTCAAAAAGGAGGTCACCGAGGAGGAAACCTTCTGGGTCCACCAGCGCGATTGA
- a CDS encoding DUF7411 family protein: protein MECGLLFSGGKDSSLAALLLDGFYDVTLVTAHFGVTEDWEHAREAADALGFSFEEIEMDGAVADEAAEQMRDDGYPRQGIQQVHEAALEAVAEEYEVVADGTRRDDRVPTVSRAVAQSLEDRHGVDYVAPLSGFGRGAVDRLVDTHLVVESGPSEEVPKGDYETELRERIRQRWGADVVDEVFPDHEQTRVVGRA, encoded by the coding sequence ATGGAGTGCGGACTGCTGTTCAGCGGGGGTAAGGACTCGTCGCTTGCGGCCCTCTTACTCGACGGCTTCTACGACGTGACGCTCGTGACAGCGCACTTCGGCGTCACCGAGGACTGGGAACACGCCCGCGAAGCCGCCGACGCGCTCGGGTTTTCCTTCGAGGAAATCGAGATGGACGGGGCCGTCGCCGACGAGGCCGCCGAGCAGATGCGCGATGACGGCTATCCGCGGCAGGGGATTCAACAGGTCCACGAGGCCGCGCTTGAGGCCGTCGCCGAGGAATACGAAGTCGTCGCCGACGGAACCCGTCGTGACGACCGGGTGCCGACCGTCTCCCGGGCGGTCGCACAGAGTCTGGAGGACCGCCACGGCGTCGATTACGTCGCGCCGCTTTCGGGCTTCGGTCGCGGGGCCGTCGACCGACTCGTCGATACGCATCTCGTCGTCGAGTCGGGACCCAGCGAGGAGGTTCCCAAGGGCGACTACGAGACGGAACTCCGCGAGCGGATTCGCCAGCGATGGGGCGCGGATGTCGTCGACGAGGTCTTCCCGGACCACGAACAGACACGGGTCGTCGGCCGGGCGTAA
- the thiL gene encoding thiamine-phosphate kinase, protein MDERAALALVGEDVDAAGDDCAVVGDIVATTDMLHETTDFPDGTTRYTAGWRAVGASLSDVAAMGADATAALAVYGAPEFREEEVSDFLRGCTDVCEAVDAEYVGGDLDGHEEFTVATTALGNADSPVYRSGTEPGDSVCVTGTFGRTGAALRLFRADETERANDLFRFEPRVAAGRVLGAHATAMMDSSDGLARSLHQLAEASNCGFAIDAEAVPIDSAVDEVARDAADRRELGAHFGEDFELVCTLPADAVEDAKAAAPVEITKIGTVTESGITMDGEGLPDRGYTH, encoded by the coding sequence ATGGACGAACGGGCGGCGCTCGCGCTCGTCGGCGAGGACGTCGACGCCGCGGGCGACGATTGTGCGGTCGTCGGCGACATCGTCGCCACGACGGATATGCTCCACGAGACGACGGACTTCCCGGACGGAACGACCAGATACACGGCCGGTTGGCGGGCGGTCGGGGCCTCGCTGTCGGACGTGGCGGCGATGGGCGCCGACGCGACCGCAGCGCTGGCCGTCTACGGCGCACCCGAATTTCGGGAAGAGGAGGTTTCCGACTTCCTTCGCGGGTGTACCGACGTCTGCGAGGCGGTCGACGCGGAATACGTCGGTGGCGACCTCGACGGCCACGAGGAGTTCACTGTCGCGACGACGGCCCTCGGGAACGCCGATTCGCCGGTCTATCGCTCCGGTACCGAACCCGGCGATTCGGTCTGTGTGACCGGAACGTTCGGCCGGACCGGGGCCGCACTCCGACTGTTCCGGGCGGACGAAACCGAACGGGCGAACGACCTGTTCCGGTTCGAGCCACGAGTCGCCGCCGGACGAGTGCTCGGCGCTCACGCGACGGCGATGATGGACTCCAGCGACGGCCTCGCGCGCTCGCTCCACCAGTTAGCCGAGGCCAGCAACTGTGGGTTCGCCATCGACGCCGAGGCGGTTCCTATCGATTCCGCCGTCGACGAGGTGGCCCGCGATGCGGCGGACCGACGGGAGCTCGGCGCCCATTTCGGCGAGGACTTCGAGTTGGTCTGTACGCTCCCGGCCGATGCCGTCGAAGACGCGAAAGCCGCCGCTCCCGTCGAGATAACGAAAATCGGGACCGTGACCGAGTCGGGTATCACGATGGACGGCGAGGGCCTCCCCGACCGGGGCTACACCCATTAG
- the pyrH gene encoding UMP kinase: MRIVVSIGGSVLAPDLEADRVEAHAAVIDELADDGHEVAAVVGGGDVAREYIGTARDLGATEYDLDALGIDVTRLNARLLITALESSAIPEPAESHEAARASLRRGEVSVMGGTVPGHTTDAVSALLAEMVGADLLVYATSVPGVFSADPNADEDAERFDQLTAAELVDVISSIETSAGSNAPVDLLATKIIERSGIRTVVLDGNEPERVAAAVDGDDFDGTEVVPNE, from the coding sequence ATGAGAATAGTCGTTTCTATCGGCGGGAGCGTGCTGGCGCCCGACCTGGAGGCCGACCGGGTCGAAGCCCACGCCGCCGTCATCGACGAACTGGCCGACGACGGCCACGAGGTCGCCGCCGTCGTCGGCGGGGGTGACGTCGCACGGGAGTACATCGGCACCGCCCGGGACCTCGGCGCGACCGAGTACGACCTCGACGCGCTGGGTATCGACGTGACGCGTCTGAACGCCCGGTTGCTCATCACCGCTCTCGAGAGTTCGGCCATCCCCGAACCGGCCGAATCCCACGAGGCCGCCCGCGCATCCCTCCGCCGTGGCGAGGTGTCGGTCATGGGCGGGACCGTCCCCGGCCACACCACCGACGCCGTTTCGGCGCTGCTCGCGGAGATGGTCGGAGCGGACCTGCTGGTCTACGCGACGAGCGTTCCCGGCGTCTTCTCGGCGGACCCGAACGCCGACGAGGACGCGGAGCGCTTCGACCAACTGACCGCGGCCGAACTCGTCGACGTCATTTCCTCCATCGAAACGAGCGCGGGGTCGAACGCGCCGGTCGACCTGCTCGCGACGAAAATCATCGAGCGGTCCGGCATCCGAACCGTTGTGCTCGACGGCAACGAACCCGAACGCGTCGCCGCCGCCGTCGACGGTGACGACTTCGACGGCACCGAGGTCGTCCCGAATGAGTGA
- a CDS encoding potassium channel family protein, with amino-acid sequence MKFVIVGYGRVGMRTAKILTSEGHDVIIVDNDPEKAAAAREADLETVEGDGEDERVLEAADVAAADALAALSGDLNVNFTACMIANGHDCRTVLRIDEDYRQEIYEKYAADVDEVIYPERMGAAGAKTALLGGNLNVLADLTEQLTATTFDIPDDSPVIGRRVVEVDLPGNARLYAHGRRKEPMTIPMPRTEVKPGDRVALIAEQSALNDVESMLKGW; translated from the coding sequence ATGAAGTTCGTCATCGTCGGCTACGGTCGCGTCGGGATGCGCACCGCGAAAATCCTGACCTCGGAGGGCCACGACGTGATTATCGTCGACAACGACCCGGAGAAAGCCGCAGCGGCGCGTGAGGCGGACCTCGAAACCGTCGAAGGTGATGGTGAGGACGAACGGGTACTCGAAGCGGCGGACGTCGCGGCGGCTGACGCCCTCGCTGCATTGTCGGGCGACCTGAACGTCAACTTCACCGCCTGCATGATTGCGAACGGCCACGACTGTCGGACGGTGCTTCGCATCGACGAGGACTACCGGCAGGAGATTTACGAGAAGTACGCGGCCGACGTCGACGAGGTCATCTACCCCGAGCGGATGGGCGCCGCCGGGGCCAAGACGGCGCTGCTCGGCGGGAACCTGAACGTCCTGGCGGACCTCACCGAGCAGTTGACGGCGACGACGTTCGACATTCCGGACGATTCGCCGGTTATCGGCCGGCGGGTGGTCGAAGTCGATTTACCGGGGAACGCCCGACTGTACGCTCACGGCCGCCGAAAAGAGCCGATGACGATTCCGATGCCCCGGACGGAGGTCAAACCCGGCGACCGGGTTGCGCTCATCGCCGAGCAGTCGGCGCTGAACGACGTCGAGTCGATGCTGAAGGGCTGGTAG
- a CDS encoding lysylphosphatidylglycerol synthase transmembrane domain-containing protein, whose translation MRLDVRATVAGFAGALVVLGLLAWLVGIEELLTTLAMADRSGIAGVLGAAVVWLVAWALALATVLSALDAPISAPRAVAIYAGVLFSNNVTPFGQAGGEPISALLISESADTAYENALAAIASADSINFVPSTGLALIGVTYYSVAAAAGDELRLATAAVVVLAVGMPIAGFLGWRNRKRVEAGIARTLTPAARAIGKRVPRLSAPTRQAIENRVDGFFRSLEDVAGDRQSLAVAIGLSTLGWVAQATALWFALSAIGVTAPYVAVLVAVPVGAIASITPLPGGLGGVEAALIGLLVPLAGVSAATAAAAVALHRGAIYWLPTLIGGGVAAALAADR comes from the coding sequence ATGCGTCTCGACGTCCGTGCGACCGTCGCTGGGTTCGCCGGCGCGCTGGTCGTGCTCGGGTTGCTGGCGTGGCTGGTCGGCATCGAGGAACTGCTCACCACGCTGGCCATGGCCGACCGCTCGGGTATCGCCGGCGTGCTCGGTGCCGCCGTCGTCTGGCTGGTCGCGTGGGCGCTCGCGCTCGCGACGGTGCTTTCGGCGCTGGATGCGCCGATTTCGGCACCACGGGCTGTCGCCATCTACGCTGGGGTGCTCTTCTCGAACAACGTCACCCCGTTCGGGCAGGCCGGCGGCGAACCGATAAGCGCGCTACTCATCTCCGAATCGGCAGATACCGCCTACGAGAACGCCCTCGCAGCCATCGCCAGCGCCGATTCGATTAACTTCGTCCCCTCGACGGGCCTCGCGCTCATCGGGGTCACGTACTACTCGGTCGCGGCCGCGGCCGGCGACGAACTCCGACTGGCCACCGCCGCTGTCGTCGTGCTGGCGGTCGGCATGCCAATCGCCGGGTTTCTGGGCTGGCGGAACCGCAAGCGAGTAGAGGCCGGCATCGCACGGACGCTGACGCCCGCCGCCAGAGCCATCGGCAAACGAGTTCCGCGACTATCGGCACCGACGCGTCAGGCTATCGAGAACCGGGTGGACGGCTTCTTCCGGTCGCTGGAGGACGTGGCCGGCGACCGGCAATCGCTGGCGGTCGCTATCGGCCTCTCGACGCTCGGCTGGGTCGCTCAGGCCACTGCGCTCTGGTTCGCCCTTTCGGCAATCGGCGTTACCGCCCCGTACGTGGCCGTCCTCGTGGCCGTCCCCGTCGGTGCCATCGCCAGTATCACGCCGCTTCCGGGCGGCCTCGGCGGCGTCGAAGCCGCCCTCATCGGCCTGCTCGTCCCGCTTGCGGGTGTCAGCGCGGCAACCGCGGCCGCGGCAGTAGCCCTCCATCGCGGTGCCATCTACTGGCTGCCGACGCTCATCGGGGGCGGGGTCGCCGCCGCGCTGGCGGCCGACCGTTGA
- a CDS encoding DUF7123 family protein produces MSTNTSTVESPYRSRKAERLAEYLRAEAERADSDLYVKGKFIAEDVDLSPKEIGALLSQLQGSVPGLEIEKWSYTSATTWRIATC; encoded by the coding sequence ATGAGCACGAACACCTCCACCGTCGAGTCCCCGTATCGATCCCGGAAAGCCGAACGCCTCGCCGAGTACCTCCGCGCGGAAGCCGAGAGAGCCGACAGCGACCTCTACGTCAAGGGCAAGTTCATCGCCGAGGACGTGGACCTCTCGCCGAAGGAAATCGGCGCCCTCCTCTCCCAGCTTCAGGGAAGCGTCCCCGGGCTGGAAATCGAGAAGTGGTCCTACACGTCGGCGACCACCTGGCGCATCGCGACCTGTTAA
- the lysS gene encoding lysine--tRNA ligase, which produces MSDNDLYDIGTGKQRAFWADAVADEIEERNPEEPIIIKGGVSPSGVPHLGHFNEIMRGYFVAEALRDRGHEVRQVFTTDDKDRLRKLPRRLADLEWDVVGLGEVDAGALGRNLGKPYTDIPDPFGCCDSYGAHFTELLSRSADAIGVPIDVVSNTDLYESGEFDDAVRHVLEHRETARDVLSEFQEKVDEDYVPFFAQCEECGNLTETITAVDLESETVDYVCEDVEAGDDVIEGCGHEGTATFREGKMPWRFEWPAQWQVLGVDFEPFGKDHAEGSWPSGKTVAREVFEFEPPVPMVYEWFTLNGEALSSSSGNIITVDEVLELLERPVLRYFFTKNPKKQRDFDVGSLDRLVDDFDRFEAVYYDNADGEVTEDERERAERAYPMVVDEVADTQPVRIPYTFAAVLGMTDNRDLRVQMAKRSGHIPEGASEAEIDAALERVGKARAWAVRTDNEFNYRLAEDLPDVDFNPELEAALDDLAEFIESDSPDADALQGEIYETAKDNDVEVGDLFEAGYRLFLDEEQGPRLGPFLAPMDDEFVVDRLRRDA; this is translated from the coding sequence ATGAGTGACAACGACCTCTACGACATCGGCACGGGCAAGCAGCGCGCCTTCTGGGCTGACGCGGTCGCCGACGAGATAGAGGAACGAAACCCCGAGGAACCCATCATCATCAAAGGCGGCGTCTCTCCCTCCGGCGTGCCGCATCTCGGCCACTTCAACGAGATCATGCGCGGCTACTTCGTCGCCGAGGCGCTTCGGGACCGCGGTCACGAGGTCCGGCAGGTATTCACGACCGACGACAAGGACCGTCTGCGAAAGCTTCCGCGGCGACTGGCGGACCTCGAATGGGACGTCGTCGGCCTCGGGGAAGTCGACGCTGGCGCACTCGGCCGCAACCTCGGCAAGCCCTACACTGACATCCCCGACCCCTTCGGCTGCTGTGACTCCTACGGCGCCCACTTCACGGAACTTCTCTCCCGGTCGGCGGATGCCATCGGCGTGCCCATCGACGTCGTCTCGAACACCGACCTCTACGAGAGCGGCGAGTTCGACGACGCGGTGCGGCACGTCCTCGAACACCGCGAAACCGCACGCGACGTCCTCAGCGAGTTTCAGGAGAAGGTCGACGAGGACTACGTCCCCTTCTTCGCCCAGTGCGAGGAATGCGGCAACCTCACCGAGACCATCACCGCGGTTGACCTCGAATCCGAGACGGTCGACTACGTCTGTGAAGACGTCGAGGCCGGCGACGACGTCATCGAGGGCTGTGGCCACGAGGGGACGGCCACCTTCCGCGAGGGGAAGATGCCGTGGCGCTTCGAGTGGCCCGCCCAATGGCAGGTCCTCGGCGTCGACTTCGAGCCGTTCGGCAAGGACCACGCCGAGGGGTCGTGGCCATCCGGCAAGACCGTCGCCCGCGAGGTCTTCGAGTTCGAACCGCCCGTGCCGATGGTCTACGAGTGGTTCACGCTCAACGGCGAGGCCCTCTCGTCGTCGTCGGGTAACATCATCACCGTCGACGAGGTGCTGGAACTGCTCGAACGCCCCGTGCTCCGGTATTTCTTCACCAAGAACCCGAAGAAACAGCGGGACTTCGACGTCGGCTCCCTCGACCGCCTGGTCGACGACTTCGACCGCTTCGAGGCCGTCTACTACGACAACGCCGACGGCGAGGTCACCGAGGACGAACGCGAGCGCGCGGAACGCGCCTACCCGATGGTCGTCGACGAGGTGGCCGACACCCAACCGGTTCGCATCCCCTACACGTTCGCCGCCGTCCTCGGGATGACGGACAACCGCGACCTGCGGGTCCAGATGGCCAAACGCTCCGGTCACATCCCCGAGGGCGCCAGCGAGGCTGAAATCGACGCCGCGCTCGAACGGGTCGGGAAGGCCCGCGCGTGGGCGGTCCGCACCGACAACGAGTTCAACTATCGACTCGCCGAGGACCTCCCGGACGTGGACTTCAACCCCGAACTGGAAGCCGCACTGGACGACCTCGCGGAGTTCATCGAGAGCGACTCCCCGGACGCCGACGCGTTGCAGGGTGAGATTTACGAGACAGCGAAGGACAACGATGTCGAAGTCGGCGACCTCTTCGAGGCCGGCTATCGGCTCTTCCTCGACGAGGAACAGGGCCCGCGACTCGGCCCCTTCCTCGCCCCGATGGACGACGAGTTCGTCGTCGACCGGCTTCGCCGGGACGCGTAA